A part of Microbacterium atlanticum genomic DNA contains:
- a CDS encoding FUSC family protein: MIERAEPLKRAVSYTARLAQQPRLLLAVKTSLAAVFAWYLAPLIPFADDQYSYYAPLGALVTMHPTIARSATVGVQVLLGLAVGIGLGLCGVAGLRLGLPGGLVLSVVIGVGVLLGGLRLLGAGGDWAALAALFVLLTGGADPETFSISYLGTVAFGVIVGIAVNLIVVPPLYLRQAGERLTALRETVTDLLEDAAAAVAEDRIEPDRFTAALAALDETRTAVTADVDEADESARANPRRRRHGDEREENAKRMAALERSAFLTRDLVDLLVELQAGDDAAITDAVRPELARAIRAAADLVATPIGDERAPARFRAASDALTEYQQALGTPHPSRRAGIATGAAVELCLRRIIDVSRPFV; this comes from the coding sequence ATGATCGAGCGTGCCGAGCCGCTGAAGCGCGCGGTCTCGTACACGGCGCGTCTGGCGCAGCAGCCGCGCTTGCTGCTGGCGGTGAAGACGTCGCTCGCGGCGGTGTTCGCGTGGTATCTCGCGCCGCTGATCCCGTTCGCCGACGACCAGTACTCGTACTACGCCCCGCTCGGGGCGCTCGTCACGATGCACCCGACGATCGCCCGCTCGGCGACCGTGGGCGTGCAGGTGCTGCTCGGCCTCGCAGTCGGCATCGGCCTCGGCCTCTGCGGCGTCGCGGGGCTGCGCCTGGGGCTGCCGGGCGGGCTCGTGCTCAGCGTGGTGATCGGCGTGGGCGTGCTGCTGGGAGGTCTGCGGCTGCTCGGGGCGGGTGGCGACTGGGCCGCCCTGGCCGCGCTGTTCGTGCTGCTGACCGGCGGCGCCGACCCCGAGACGTTCTCGATCTCGTACCTGGGCACCGTGGCGTTCGGCGTGATCGTCGGCATCGCCGTCAACCTCATCGTCGTGCCGCCGCTGTACCTGCGGCAGGCGGGAGAACGGCTGACGGCCCTCCGCGAGACCGTCACGGATCTGCTGGAGGATGCCGCCGCCGCGGTGGCCGAGGACCGCATCGAGCCGGACCGCTTCACCGCCGCTCTCGCGGCGCTCGACGAGACGCGCACCGCGGTCACGGCGGATGTCGACGAGGCGGACGAGAGCGCCCGCGCCAATCCCCGGCGTCGTCGGCACGGTGACGAACGGGAGGAGAACGCGAAGCGCATGGCGGCACTCGAGCGCTCGGCGTTCCTCACCCGCGACCTCGTCGACCTGCTCGTCGAGCTGCAGGCCGGCGACGACGCGGCGATCACCGACGCGGTGCGCCCAGAACTCGCGCGAGCCATCCGCGCCGCCGCGGACCTCGTCGCCACACCGATCGGCGACGAGCGCGCACCCGCGAGGTTCCGTGCCGCCAGTGACGCGCTCACGGAGTATCAGCAGGCGCTCGGCACGCCGCATCCCTCCCGGCGCGCCGGCATCGCGACCGGCGCGGCGGTGGAGCTGTGCCTGCGGCGCATCATCGACGTCTCCCGCCCGTTCGTCTGA
- a CDS encoding L,D-transpeptidase — protein sequence MADVETTPPARERSESSRSRVPAVVWFLVGLAATMALLMGVGVWLARPAAPEASVPVPVASPVTASPAPVETAAQYPANTTAYEAGMLPEVNVFAVIPALPVDDDPFGVVLPEQAVARGTGAPVWADPAGEPVAYLPREYLHDGTTVPVVQKQEHWVKVLLTGRQAVPSRGNPAQVTGWLRTADVELAPTDASVVVSLSARTIDIVRGGVVERIATDFASGTPDTPTPLGRTFIMTTAVVPEYGYTRGHPIVYWASQSPTLDGFGGADVAVSAFHYHDDRSGDISNGCLRVDADAIARLAELPLGTPVSVNP from the coding sequence ATGGCCGACGTCGAGACGACCCCGCCCGCGCGGGAGCGTAGCGAGTCTTCGCGGTCCCGCGTCCCGGCCGTCGTCTGGTTCCTCGTCGGGCTCGCCGCGACCATGGCGCTGCTGATGGGGGTCGGCGTGTGGCTGGCGCGACCGGCCGCGCCCGAGGCATCCGTCCCCGTTCCCGTGGCCTCCCCGGTCACGGCGTCGCCCGCCCCGGTCGAGACGGCGGCGCAATACCCGGCGAACACGACCGCCTACGAGGCGGGGATGCTGCCCGAGGTCAACGTCTTCGCGGTCATCCCGGCCCTGCCGGTCGACGACGATCCGTTCGGTGTCGTGCTGCCCGAGCAGGCGGTGGCCCGCGGAACCGGTGCCCCGGTGTGGGCCGACCCCGCCGGCGAGCCGGTGGCGTACCTGCCGCGCGAGTATCTGCACGACGGCACGACGGTGCCGGTCGTGCAGAAGCAGGAGCACTGGGTGAAGGTGCTGCTGACGGGTCGCCAGGCCGTGCCGTCGCGGGGCAACCCGGCGCAGGTGACGGGGTGGCTGCGCACGGCCGACGTCGAACTGGCGCCGACCGACGCCTCGGTCGTCGTGAGCCTGTCGGCCCGCACCATCGACATCGTGCGCGGCGGCGTCGTCGAGCGGATCGCGACCGACTTCGCCTCGGGGACGCCCGACACGCCCACGCCGCTCGGGCGCACGTTCATCATGACGACCGCGGTCGTGCCCGAGTACGGCTACACGCGCGGCCATCCGATCGTGTACTGGGCGTCGCAGTCGCCGACACTGGACGGCTTCGGGGGAGCCGACGTCGCCGTCTCGGCGTTCCACTACCACGACGACCGGTCAGGCGACATCTCGAACGGATGCCTCCGGGTCGACGCGGACGCCATCGCCCGGCTCGCCGAGCTCCCGCTCGGGACGCCGGTGAGCGTCAACCCCTGA
- a CDS encoding NADPH-dependent F420 reductase codes for MAAHREQSGTDDLEPVRTLGIIGAGRVGKVLARLAREAGYRVLVAGSADPARIAATVAAVAPGATAAEASVVARESDAIVLALPLPRYRELPVDALRGKVVIDAMNYWWEVDGLRSDLADLRTTTSETVQRFLPQSRIVKAFNHMGYRDLDEEARPPGAPGRKAIAVAGDDDEAVRAVMRLVDALGFDPVLAGALREGIKLEPGAEAFGADVDATELQAMLDRFATSQRGLIVARARRDAGTDAAP; via the coding sequence ATGGCAGCACACCGCGAGCAGAGCGGCACGGACGACCTCGAACCGGTCCGGACGCTCGGCATCATCGGCGCCGGCCGCGTCGGGAAGGTGCTCGCGCGGCTCGCCCGTGAGGCCGGGTACCGCGTGCTGGTCGCGGGCTCGGCCGACCCGGCCCGAATCGCCGCGACGGTCGCGGCCGTGGCTCCGGGCGCGACGGCGGCCGAGGCATCCGTCGTCGCCCGCGAGTCCGATGCCATCGTGCTGGCGCTGCCGCTGCCCCGCTACCGCGAGCTTCCCGTCGACGCATTGCGCGGCAAGGTCGTCATCGACGCGATGAACTACTGGTGGGAGGTCGACGGGCTGCGCTCCGACCTTGCCGACCTGCGCACCACCACGAGCGAGACGGTGCAGCGGTTCCTCCCGCAGTCACGGATCGTCAAGGCCTTCAACCACATGGGCTACCGCGACCTCGACGAGGAGGCGCGGCCCCCGGGCGCGCCCGGGCGCAAAGCGATCGCCGTCGCCGGTGACGACGACGAAGCCGTCCGCGCGGTGATGCGGCTCGTCGACGCGCTGGGGTTCGACCCCGTGCTGGCCGGGGCGCTGCGCGAGGGCATCAAGCTCGAGCCGGGCGCCGAGGCGTTCGGTGCCGACGTCGACGCGACCGAACTGCAGGCGATGCTCGACCGATTCGCCACCTCGCAGCGCGGACTCATCGTTGCCCGGGCGCGCCGCGATGCGGGAACGGATGCCGCGCCCTGA
- a CDS encoding mismatch-specific DNA-glycosylase, whose product MGFTRAELESFRGRSVEDLMPQHPRLVFVGINPGLWTAATGVHFAYPGNRFYPALVQAGIIPRMPRITDDGMPEADRRMFLDAGIGISNLVHRATARADELTRAELREGAARLERDLLGWGARVAAVLGLTAYRQGFGRPRALAGRQAESLGGAELWVVPNPSGLNAHDTVASLARAYADAARAAGVLA is encoded by the coding sequence ATGGGTTTCACGCGCGCAGAGCTGGAGTCCTTCCGCGGGCGCAGCGTCGAGGACCTGATGCCGCAGCACCCGCGTCTCGTCTTCGTGGGCATCAACCCCGGCCTGTGGACCGCTGCGACCGGGGTGCACTTCGCGTATCCCGGCAATCGGTTCTACCCGGCGCTCGTCCAGGCCGGGATCATTCCGCGGATGCCGCGCATCACCGACGACGGGATGCCCGAGGCCGACCGCCGCATGTTCCTGGACGCGGGGATCGGGATCTCGAATCTCGTGCACCGCGCCACCGCGCGCGCGGACGAGCTCACACGGGCCGAGCTGCGGGAGGGCGCGGCACGCCTGGAACGGGACCTCCTCGGCTGGGGCGCTCGTGTCGCCGCGGTGCTGGGTTTGACGGCGTATCGTCAGGGCTTCGGTCGCCCGCGCGCGCTCGCCGGGCGGCAGGCGGAGAGTCTCGGTGGCGCGGAACTGTGGGTCGTCCCCAATCCGAGCGGGCTCAACGCGCACGACACCGTCGCCTCGCTGGCGCGGGCCTATGCCGACGCGGCGCGCGCCGCCGGGGTGCTCGCGTGA
- a CDS encoding lipoate--protein ligase family protein: MPPPDPSSSPGPALIIRQEERADAATDLERSVELLRGVATGTIAEPRVVRVYTPVPTVALSRRESRLPGFETARRAALERGFTPVVRPTGGRAVAYDETCIVFDVISREQDGAIDQARFFRDIGEALAAALRGLGVDARVGDVPGEYCPGEFSINARGAVKLIGTSQRAMRGARLLSGMLPLAGVARFVEVLVAVNAALELEWDPQTFGTLASEGGDVARTTAENAVIRALAG; this comes from the coding sequence ATGCCGCCGCCCGACCCGTCGTCGTCGCCCGGACCGGCGCTGATCATCCGGCAGGAGGAGCGGGCGGATGCTGCGACCGACCTCGAGCGGTCCGTCGAGCTGCTGCGGGGTGTGGCGACGGGAACGATCGCCGAGCCCCGCGTGGTCCGCGTGTACACGCCGGTGCCCACGGTCGCGCTCAGCCGCCGGGAGAGCCGGCTGCCCGGCTTCGAGACCGCACGCCGCGCGGCTCTCGAGCGCGGATTCACGCCGGTGGTCCGGCCGACCGGCGGGCGCGCGGTCGCCTACGACGAGACGTGCATCGTCTTCGACGTGATCAGCCGAGAGCAGGACGGCGCCATCGATCAGGCGCGCTTCTTCCGCGACATCGGCGAGGCGCTCGCCGCGGCCCTGCGAGGTCTCGGCGTCGACGCGCGTGTCGGCGACGTGCCGGGGGAGTACTGCCCGGGCGAGTTCAGCATCAACGCGCGTGGTGCGGTGAAACTCATCGGCACGTCCCAGCGCGCGATGCGCGGTGCACGACTGCTGAGCGGCATGCTGCCGCTGGCGGGGGTCGCGCGGTTCGTGGAGGTCCTCGTCGCCGTCAACGCCGCGCTCGAGCTGGAATGGGATCCCCAGACCTTCGGCACCCTTGCGAGCGAGGGGGGCGACGTGGCGAGGACGACGGCGGAGAACGCCGTGATCCGGGCCCTCGCCGGTTAG
- a CDS encoding flavin monoamine oxidase family protein: MEHVETIVVGAGVAGLTAARLLVEAGRDVVVLEARDRVGGRISTDRRYELTTDVGASWIHGITDSPVAAAAEAFGMPMVEFTVGGYQADSRPIAYYGPDGARLTDAATRAYIADIHAVDAALVDVIAASAPDASYRDVTEEALAGQGWDAERTQRVREYLEHRSEEQYGAWIEELAAHGLDDDLIEGDEVVFPDGYDRLPRRLAEGLDIRLIHVVSRVQWTAEGVVVTTDHGVFAADSAIVTVPVGVLQAGDVQIEPALPEPVAGALGRLRMNAFEKVFLRFRSKFWDDGVYAIRQQGPEGRWWHSWYDLTPLHGTPTLLTFAAGPAAIETRDWSEDEIVDSVLTQLRRLYGERVEKPTSVHVTDWQDDPWSHGSYAYMTVGSTTSDHDDLATPIGGVMHLAGEATWTDDPATVTAAMLSGHRAAERVLGQAVPIESLWAD, encoded by the coding sequence ATGGAGCACGTCGAGACGATCGTGGTGGGCGCGGGCGTCGCGGGGCTCACCGCCGCCCGTCTGCTGGTCGAGGCCGGTCGCGACGTCGTGGTGCTCGAGGCGCGCGACCGTGTGGGCGGCCGCATCTCGACCGACCGCCGCTACGAGCTCACCACCGATGTGGGCGCGTCGTGGATCCACGGCATCACCGACTCCCCCGTCGCCGCGGCCGCCGAAGCCTTCGGCATGCCGATGGTCGAGTTCACCGTCGGCGGGTATCAGGCCGACAGCCGTCCGATCGCCTACTACGGTCCGGATGGAGCGCGGTTGACGGATGCCGCCACCCGGGCGTACATCGCCGACATCCACGCCGTCGACGCAGCGCTCGTCGACGTGATCGCGGCATCCGCTCCCGACGCGTCGTACCGGGACGTCACCGAGGAGGCGCTCGCGGGGCAGGGCTGGGATGCCGAGCGCACCCAGCGCGTCCGCGAGTATCTGGAGCACCGGTCGGAGGAGCAGTACGGCGCGTGGATCGAGGAGCTCGCCGCCCACGGCCTGGACGACGACCTCATCGAGGGCGACGAGGTGGTCTTCCCCGACGGCTACGACCGGCTGCCGCGGCGACTCGCGGAGGGCCTCGACATCCGGCTCATCCACGTCGTGTCGCGCGTGCAATGGACGGCCGAGGGCGTCGTCGTGACGACCGACCACGGGGTGTTCGCGGCGGACAGCGCGATCGTCACGGTCCCGGTCGGCGTGCTGCAGGCCGGCGATGTCCAGATCGAGCCCGCCCTCCCCGAGCCTGTCGCCGGAGCCCTCGGGCGGCTGCGGATGAACGCGTTCGAGAAGGTGTTCCTGCGCTTCCGGTCGAAGTTCTGGGACGACGGCGTCTACGCCATCCGGCAGCAGGGCCCGGAAGGGCGGTGGTGGCACTCCTGGTACGACCTCACCCCGCTGCACGGCACGCCGACGCTCCTCACCTTCGCCGCCGGTCCCGCGGCGATCGAGACGCGGGACTGGAGCGAGGACGAGATCGTCGACTCCGTCCTCACGCAGCTGCGGCGCCTCTACGGCGAGCGGGTGGAGAAGCCGACCTCGGTGCACGTGACCGACTGGCAGGATGACCCGTGGTCGCACGGCTCGTACGCCTACATGACGGTGGGCTCGACGACGTCAGACCACGACGACCTGGCAACGCCTATCGGCGGGGTGATGCACCTCGCCGGCGAAGCCACCTGGACCGACGACCCGGCGACCGTCACCGCCGCGATGCTCTCGGGGCACCGGGCGGCGGAACGGGTGCTCGGCCAGGCCGTGCCGATCGAGAGCCTGTGGGCGGACTGA
- a CDS encoding calcium/sodium antiporter, translated as MAAWLGVLVGLVALIIGAELVVRYGARLARRLGVPPIVVGLTIVSLGTSAPELAVGIDAVMRGVGSLAVGNIVGTNIVNLLLILGLSALLRPIAFGMQTLRLDLPAMAAASILLLILTLTGAASDTGSLSRVDGVALLMLAVIYTVALVRATRRESVSVQREFAEEYPSTRRGPLATLGQAGLLLVGIAVIVLGASWLVDGAVELAEALGVSDAIIALTIVAVGTSAPELATTIVSTIRGDRDIAIGNLIGSSTYNLTAILGASLLFADQPLPLDPDLVFVDLPIMTLVALVCIPVFLTGRRVTRVEGGFFVAAYVCYLAYLLIART; from the coding sequence ATGGCGGCGTGGCTGGGAGTCCTGGTCGGCCTCGTCGCGCTGATCATCGGTGCCGAGCTGGTGGTGCGCTACGGCGCCAGGCTGGCCCGGCGACTGGGTGTGCCGCCCATCGTGGTCGGCCTCACGATCGTCTCGCTCGGCACGAGCGCGCCCGAGCTTGCGGTCGGGATCGATGCGGTGATGCGCGGGGTCGGTTCGCTCGCCGTCGGCAACATCGTCGGCACGAACATCGTCAATCTGCTGCTGATCCTGGGGCTCTCCGCACTCCTTCGGCCCATCGCCTTCGGCATGCAGACCCTCCGCCTCGACCTTCCCGCGATGGCCGCGGCATCCATTCTCCTGCTGATCCTCACCCTCACCGGCGCTGCCTCCGACACCGGCTCCCTCTCGCGCGTCGACGGTGTGGCTCTGCTGATGCTCGCCGTCATCTACACGGTCGCGCTCGTCCGGGCGACCCGCCGCGAGAGCGTCTCGGTGCAGCGAGAGTTCGCCGAGGAGTATCCGTCGACCCGCCGCGGACCCCTCGCGACCCTCGGACAGGCTGGACTGCTGCTGGTCGGCATCGCGGTCATCGTCCTCGGCGCCTCGTGGCTCGTCGACGGCGCTGTCGAACTCGCCGAAGCGCTCGGCGTGTCGGACGCCATCATCGCGCTCACGATCGTCGCGGTCGGCACCTCGGCGCCCGAGCTGGCGACCACGATCGTCTCGACCATCCGCGGCGACCGCGATATCGCGATCGGCAACCTGATCGGGTCGAGCACCTACAACCTCACCGCGATCCTCGGCGCCTCGCTGCTGTTCGCCGACCAGCCGCTGCCGCTCGACCCGGACTTGGTCTTCGTGGACCTGCCGATCATGACGCTCGTCGCGCTCGTGTGCATCCCGGTCTTCCTCACCGGCCGGCGCGTCACGCGCGTCGAGGGCGGTTTCTTCGTCGCGGCCTACGTCTGCTACCTCGCCTACCTGCTCATCGCGCGCACGTAA
- a CDS encoding GNAT family N-acetyltransferase — protein sequence MANITVQPATADRFDDAQHALTGGGDGRSCQCQWWMITNAEFQRKPPDERKAMLRDEMAAGPPPALIVYVDDEAAGWVRVGPRTRQVRLGRTRAFTEHSTEPWDDETVWAVSCFVVRKEFRRQGLNARLLDAAVEYARSGGARVIEAYPLDPDAGTKIPVNDLYHGVLSTFLEAGFTEVARPKPHLAIVALDLAARPRSAVVP from the coding sequence ATGGCGAACATCACCGTCCAGCCGGCCACCGCCGACCGCTTCGACGACGCCCAGCACGCACTCACCGGCGGCGGCGACGGGCGCAGCTGCCAATGCCAGTGGTGGATGATCACGAACGCCGAGTTCCAGCGCAAGCCGCCAGACGAGCGCAAGGCGATGCTGCGCGACGAGATGGCGGCAGGACCGCCGCCCGCCCTCATCGTCTACGTCGACGACGAGGCCGCGGGCTGGGTGCGGGTCGGACCCCGCACCCGCCAGGTGCGGCTCGGACGCACGCGTGCCTTCACGGAACATTCGACCGAGCCATGGGACGACGAGACGGTGTGGGCGGTGAGCTGCTTCGTCGTCCGCAAGGAGTTCCGCAGGCAGGGTCTGAACGCTCGCCTGCTCGACGCGGCCGTCGAGTACGCCCGCTCGGGCGGCGCCCGCGTGATCGAGGCCTATCCGCTCGATCCCGACGCCGGCACGAAGATCCCCGTCAACGACCTCTACCACGGCGTCCTGTCGACCTTCCTCGAGGCCGGGTTCACCGAGGTGGCGCGGCCCAAGCCGCATCTGGCGATCGTCGCGCTCGACCTCGCGGCACGGCCCCGATCTGCGGTGGTCCCGTGA
- a CDS encoding RNA-binding S4 domain-containing protein, with protein MSTAGDSVRVDAWLWAVRVYKTRSAATTACRAGHVRVNGERAKAAQPVRPGDELRVRVSGFDRILIVKQPISKRVGAAPAAEAMDDRTPPRDPTPVIAQRDRGAGRPTKRERREIDRLRGRE; from the coding sequence GTGAGCACAGCCGGCGACTCGGTCCGCGTCGACGCGTGGCTGTGGGCGGTGCGCGTCTACAAGACCCGGTCCGCCGCGACGACGGCATGCCGCGCCGGGCATGTCCGGGTCAACGGCGAGCGCGCGAAGGCGGCACAGCCCGTGCGGCCGGGCGACGAGCTCCGCGTGCGGGTGAGCGGCTTCGACCGCATCCTGATCGTGAAGCAGCCGATCTCCAAGCGGGTCGGCGCTGCCCCCGCGGCCGAGGCCATGGACGACCGCACGCCGCCACGCGACCCCACCCCCGTCATCGCGCAGCGGGATCGCGGCGCGGGGCGCCCGACCAAGCGCGAGCGTCGGGAGATCGATCGCCTGCGGGGGCGAGAGTGA
- a CDS encoding helix-turn-helix transcriptional regulator gives MIISSDLDAGRTAAADRRWADALELLARVDARAGLAASDLEVLATAALLRGEPRASLDALSRAYSAHLGVQDTAGAARSAGWLALNFIEQGDFTNSVLWAARAMRIVHAMAEPGALAGFVRLAPAVGQLGSGNAAEAIHSFEEILDVAEREGDREVAAITRLGLGKSLIEDGSPADGFACLDQAMAAVAAGDVPPLPSGVIACASISDALLAFDLERADAWTAVLKRWCGEQPQLIAFSGQCHALEAALLLVRGAWAEASTAVDLALSRFRAGDYRAIWGAPYQLGELARLRGAFHSAEESYRRAAESGWEAQPGLSLLHLALGRTARAQEEIRRSAAGADPVTRRFLLPALIEIEVAAGDPVAARRALEEFRGASLDTASPMRDAAVATADARVLLAEGRAADALEAARAAAHAWDAVGARYEAARSRVLAGLALRSLGHAEDARADVEAARAVFLDLGAEPALADLAALTGDRRVGALTPRELEVLRLVSTGLTNRGIGARLSLSEKTVARHVANIFGKLGISSRAAATAYAYENGLV, from the coding sequence ATGATCATCTCCAGCGACCTGGACGCCGGCCGAACGGCCGCGGCGGACCGGCGCTGGGCGGACGCGCTCGAGCTGCTCGCCCGCGTCGATGCGCGCGCCGGGCTCGCGGCATCCGATCTGGAGGTCCTCGCGACGGCCGCCCTGCTCCGCGGTGAGCCGCGCGCCTCCCTCGACGCGCTGTCGCGGGCCTACTCGGCGCACCTCGGCGTGCAGGACACCGCGGGCGCGGCGCGCTCGGCGGGCTGGCTGGCGCTGAACTTCATCGAGCAGGGCGACTTCACCAACAGCGTGCTGTGGGCCGCCCGGGCGATGCGGATCGTGCACGCGATGGCCGAGCCCGGCGCGCTGGCGGGCTTCGTCCGGCTGGCGCCGGCCGTCGGGCAGCTCGGCAGCGGGAACGCCGCCGAGGCGATCCATTCGTTCGAGGAGATCCTCGACGTCGCCGAGCGGGAGGGCGATCGCGAGGTCGCCGCGATCACGAGACTCGGCCTCGGCAAATCGCTGATCGAGGACGGGTCTCCGGCCGACGGCTTCGCCTGCCTCGACCAGGCGATGGCCGCCGTCGCGGCCGGCGACGTCCCGCCCCTGCCGAGCGGCGTGATCGCCTGCGCCTCGATCTCGGACGCCCTGCTGGCCTTCGACCTGGAGCGTGCGGACGCGTGGACGGCCGTGCTCAAGCGGTGGTGCGGCGAGCAGCCGCAGCTGATCGCCTTCAGCGGGCAGTGCCACGCGCTGGAGGCGGCGCTCCTGCTCGTCCGGGGCGCGTGGGCCGAGGCGTCGACGGCCGTCGATCTCGCCCTCTCGCGCTTCCGGGCGGGGGACTACCGGGCGATCTGGGGCGCGCCCTACCAGCTGGGAGAGCTCGCACGGCTGCGCGGAGCGTTCCACTCCGCCGAGGAGTCGTACCGCCGCGCGGCCGAGTCCGGGTGGGAGGCGCAGCCCGGCCTCTCGCTCCTCCACCTCGCGCTGGGGCGCACGGCGCGGGCGCAGGAGGAGATCCGCCGGAGCGCGGCCGGCGCCGACCCGGTCACCCGTCGGTTCCTGCTGCCCGCGCTCATCGAGATCGAGGTCGCGGCGGGCGATCCCGTGGCCGCACGTCGCGCGCTGGAGGAGTTTCGCGGCGCGAGCCTCGACACGGCCAGCCCGATGCGCGACGCCGCCGTCGCCACGGCGGACGCAAGGGTGCTGCTCGCGGAGGGACGCGCGGCGGACGCGCTCGAGGCGGCGCGAGCCGCCGCGCACGCGTGGGATGCGGTGGGGGCGCGGTACGAGGCCGCCCGCAGCCGGGTGCTGGCGGGGCTCGCCCTCCGCTCGCTGGGCCACGCCGAGGACGCGAGGGCGGACGTCGAGGCCGCGCGCGCGGTGTTCCTCGACCTCGGCGCGGAGCCCGCCCTCGCCGACCTCGCCGCGCTGACGGGCGATCGGCGCGTCGGCGCCCTCACCCCGCGCGAGCTCGAGGTGCTGCGGCTCGTGTCGACGGGTCTCACGAACCGCGGGATCGGCGCGAGGCTGTCGCTGAGCGAGAAGACGGTCGCCCGGCACGTGGCCAACATCTTCGGCAAGCTCGGCATCTCGAGCCGGGCTGCGGCGACCGCGTACGCGTACGAGAACGGGCTGGTCTGA
- a CDS encoding NUDIX domain-containing protein — protein sequence MTIEPPAPGEPRRPHGPRDAGDAWVVAPTGERYWGRFGAAGLLAVDPGRGVLLQHRVSWSHFGDTWALPGGARHEGETACDGALRESAEEAGVPDAAVRPRVLSVLDLGYWTYTTVVGDVVVPFEPVISDPESRELAWVPVDEVTRYPLHPGFADSWGRLRQLLDVRPAVVVDIANVMGSVPDGWWRDRSGAAGRLLARLAELAARGVAASALDLPEHTWYPEWTAVVEGQARSAAGAAGVEVVRAEASGDDAILAAAERAVAAGRTVTVVTSDRGLAERVTDAGAAVRGARWVLELLDT from the coding sequence GTGACGATCGAGCCGCCCGCCCCCGGTGAGCCGCGGCGTCCGCACGGGCCTCGCGACGCCGGTGACGCCTGGGTGGTCGCGCCGACGGGGGAGCGGTACTGGGGCCGGTTCGGGGCCGCCGGGCTCCTCGCCGTCGATCCCGGACGCGGCGTGCTGCTGCAGCATCGCGTCTCGTGGAGCCACTTCGGCGACACCTGGGCGCTGCCCGGCGGGGCGCGGCACGAGGGCGAGACCGCCTGCGACGGCGCCCTGCGCGAGTCGGCCGAGGAGGCGGGCGTGCCGGATGCCGCGGTGCGGCCGCGCGTGCTGAGCGTGCTCGATCTCGGCTACTGGACCTATACGACGGTCGTCGGGGATGTCGTCGTGCCCTTCGAGCCCGTCATCAGCGACCCCGAGAGCCGCGAGCTCGCGTGGGTCCCGGTCGACGAGGTCACCCGGTACCCGCTGCACCCCGGGTTCGCCGACTCCTGGGGACGGCTGCGGCAGCTGCTCGACGTGCGCCCAGCGGTGGTCGTCGACATCGCGAACGTCATGGGGTCGGTGCCCGACGGGTGGTGGCGCGACCGATCCGGCGCCGCCGGTCGCTTGCTCGCGCGTCTCGCCGAGCTGGCGGCGCGGGGCGTCGCGGCATCCGCCCTCGACCTCCCCGAGCACACCTGGTATCCGGAGTGGACGGCCGTCGTCGAGGGTCAGGCTCGCAGTGCCGCCGGCGCTGCGGGTGTCGAGGTCGTCCGAGCCGAGGCATCCGGCGACGACGCGATCCTCGCCGCCGCCGAGCGCGCCGTCGCCGCGGGGCGCACGGTGACCGTCGTCACGAGCGATCGCGGCCTGGCGGAGCGGGTGACGGATGCCGGAGCCGCCGTCCGCGGCGCCCGCTGGGTGCTGGAGCTGCTCGACACCTGA
- a CDS encoding GNAT family N-acetyltransferase: MDPVDYDLDDDPARIQRDVVWGFLSTRAYWGRWRTREQLETQIDGAWRVVGAYRRDTGEQVAFARAVSDGIGFAYLADVFVLDDHRGQSLGKRLLRLMIDDGPGADMRWTLFTGDAHGLYRQFGFHEPDVTAMVRPARQGT; the protein is encoded by the coding sequence ATGGACCCCGTGGACTACGACCTCGACGACGACCCCGCCCGGATCCAGCGCGACGTGGTGTGGGGCTTCCTGTCGACCCGGGCGTACTGGGGGCGCTGGCGCACACGGGAACAGCTCGAGACGCAGATCGACGGCGCCTGGCGGGTCGTGGGCGCCTACCGGCGCGACACCGGGGAGCAGGTCGCATTCGCCCGCGCGGTGTCCGACGGCATCGGATTCGCCTATCTCGCCGACGTCTTCGTGCTCGACGATCACCGCGGGCAGAGCCTCGGCAAGCGCCTGCTGCGCCTCATGATCGACGACGGACCCGGTGCCGACATGCGCTGGACGCTGTTCACCGGCGACGCCCACGGCCTCTACCGTCAGTTCGGGTTCCACGAGCCGGACGTGACCGCGATGGTGCGCCCGGCCCGCCAGGGCACCTGA